A stretch of the Papaver somniferum cultivar HN1 chromosome 6, ASM357369v1, whole genome shotgun sequence genome encodes the following:
- the LOC113290742 gene encoding protein FAR1-RELATED SEQUENCE 5-like, translating to METTIENNEIGCNNMSSKDLKPAVGLEFSSIETADLFYKEYGRSKGFSTRKRSSYASAHMGGISRVIFVCGCEGVYGKDSNYDDSNIFDDDEVEQEIVKRKKNTSTMRTNCKAMMRIALDVKRNIWYINAFVDEHNHVMVSPKKRVLMRSNKYMPSEAKSLVEAFNNNSLPVGKVASLFGHSENTTFTPRDVYNHLRTVRKSLLDIGDAEALHDYFRKRIIENPSIYYAIQVDEIGRAANFFWVDAHSRMAYSRFGDVVTFDTTYRTKKYSMPFAPFTGTNHHHQSITFGFALIGDETKETFTWLFKTWLEAMGGTPPISVLTDQDQAMTIAIATVLPNTRHRFCLWHIKKKFGEKLSHVFFKKSKFKRTVKAVTRFTYTIEDFENQWNSMLIEFNLIEHEWIKDLTSLREFVESCDQALERMYVREREEDYKSIHMKRIFASQDLLVMHASKVFTRVIFNKVHAEFNASLKYQSTIIEVNGYEHSYKVFWKVDKDIVEEFSLKINELTKSGPCGCQNFEFKGIPCRHLHHILVSRLYETEIPPHFIMERWTKNANKCAVLGSDRLEIKDDKVGIEAMQISHYCRRSSELAYMFLGKSEKAYEMAIDFLNQAFEKAREIDNVELEKEHGEDITIDQACTTAVDVPGDVSNVTTAAKMILGDPRISQTKGRNPEKGK from the exons ATGGAAACTACTATTGAAAATAATGAAATTGGTTGTAATAATATGTCATCCAAAGATCTCAAACCAGCAGTTGGTTTGGAATTTTCTTCTATTGAAACAGCTGATTTATTCTACAAAGAATATGGGAGAAGCAAGGGATTTTCTACACGTAAGAGATCATCATATGCCAGTGCGCATATGGGAGGTATAAGTAGAGTTATATTTGTTTGTGGTTGTGAAGGTGTCTACGGTAAAGATTCTAATTATGATGATtcaaatatttttgatgatgatgaagtcgaACAGGAGATTGTTAAGAGGAAAAAGAACACTTCAACCATGAGAACAAATTGTAAAGCTATGATGCGTATAGCTTTGGATGTAAAACGTAATATATGGTATATAAATGCAtttgtggatgaacacaatcatgttatGGTCTCTCCTAAAAAGAGAGTTCTCATGAGGTCAAACAAGTATATGCCGAGTGAAGCTAAAAGCTTGGTTGAAGCATTTAACAACAATAGCCTCCCAGTTGGTAAGGTTGCATCATTATTCGGGCATAGTGAAAATACTACATTCACTCCTAGGGATGTTTACAATCATTTGAGGACGGTTAGGAAATCTTTATTAGATATTGGAGATGCAGAAGCCTTGCATGACTACTTCAGAAAAAGAATAATTGAGAACCCCAGTATCTATTATGCAATACAAGTTGATGAAATAGGGAGGGCAGCAAATTTTTTTTGGGTTGATGCACATTCGCGGATGGCATATAGTCGTTTTGGAGATGTTGTAACGTTCGATACAACATATAGGACCAAAAAATATAGTATGCCCTTTGCTCCTTTTACAGGTACGAACCATCATCACCAGTCTATCACATTTGGATTTGCATTAATTGGAGATGAGACAAAAGAGACTTTTACATGGTTGTTTAAGACGTGGCTTGAAGCAATGGGAGGTACTCCTCCAATTTCAGTACTTACTGATCAGGATCAAGCCATGACAATTGCGATTGCTACGGTACTCCCTAATACCCGTCATCGTTTTTGTTTGTGGCATATTAAGAAGAAGTTTGGAGAGAAGCTAAGTCACGTATTCTTTAAGAAATCGAAGTTTAAGCGAACAGTTAAAGCGGTTACTCGGTTTACATATACAATTGAGGATTTTGAAAATCAATGGAACTCCATGCTAATAGAGTTTAATTTGATAGAGCATGAATGGATTAAAGACCT GACATCTCTACGAGAATTCGTCGAAAGTTGTGATCAGGCACTGGAAAGAATGTATGTTAGAGAAAGGGAAGAAGACTACAAGTCTATCCACATGAAGCGTATATTTGCCTCACAAGATTTATTGGTAATGCATGCATCTAAGGTTTTTACTCGCGTTATTTTTAACAAAGTTCATGCCGAGTTTAATGCGTCTTTGAAGTATCAATCAACAATAATTGAGGTCAATGGTTATGAGCACTCTTATAAAGTATTCTGGAAAGTAGACAAAGATATAGTGGAAGAATTTTCATTAAAGATTAATGAGTTAACCAAAAGTGGTCCATGTGGTTGCCAAAATTTTGAATTCAAGGGGATACCATGCAGACATTTGCATCATATTTTAGTATCTCGCCTTTATGAGACAGAGATTCCACCTCATTTTATAATGGAAAGGTGGACAAAAAATGCTAACAAGTGTGCGGTTTTAGGTTCTGATCGCTTGGAAATAAAAGATGATAAGGTTGGAATTGAAGCCATGCAGATCAGTCATTATTGCCGACGATCATCTGAGCTAGCGTACATGTTTTTGGGTAAATCAGAAAAAGCGTACGAGATGGCAATAGATTTTCTTAACCAAGCATTTGAGAAGGCTAGAGAGATAGATAATGTTGAACTTGAAAAAGAACATGGTGAAGACATAACTATTGATCAGGCATGCACCACCGCTGTAGACGTACCTGGCGATGTTTCGAATGTTACTACCGCTGCTAAGATGATCTTGGGTGATCCACGCATCTCCCAGACGAAAGGTAGGAATCCTGAAAAGGGAaaataa
- the LOC113287352 gene encoding probable mitochondrial-processing peptidase subunit beta, mitochondrial → MATNLIRRSRKLFTSSRGILSLQTTNRCLSTSPAILSDSPSELTGPPPPNVMIYDRLAEEAKSKIKKLENPDSRFLQYNSPHPVISDHSKILSAPETRVTTLENGLRIATESNLAARTATVGVWIDAGSRYEDDETNGTAHFLEHMMFKGTEKRSVRALEEEIENMGGHLNAYTSREQTTYYAKVMDKNVPDALNILADILQNSSFSEDRITRERDVILREMEEVESQNEEVIFDHLHATAFQYSPLGRTILGPAANIKAITKKHLETYIKSHYTSPRMVIAAAGNVKHDDIVNQVKKHFTKLSTDPTTTADLAEFEPAIFTGSEVRIIDDDVPLAQFAVAFSGASWTDPDSVALMVMQSMLGSWNKSAGGGKHMGSPLAQRVGINDVAENMMAFNTNYKDTGLFGVYVTCKPDCLDDLAYAIMYEVSQLSYRVSEADVTRARNQLKSSLLLHIDGTSPVAEDIGRQLLTYGRRIPFAELVARIDAVDASTVKRVANRFIFDKDIAIAAMGPIQKLPDYNWFRRRTYLNRY, encoded by the exons ATGGCGACAAACCTAATCAGAAGATCCAGAAAACTATTCACATCAAGTCGTGGTATCCTTTCTCTTCAAACTACTAACAGATGTTTATCAACATCACCTGCAATCTTATCGGATTCACCCTCAGAATTAACAGGTCCCCCACCACCTAATGTTATGATCTATGATCGTCTGGCTGAAGAAGctaaatccaaaatcaaaaaacttGAAAATCCAGATTCTAGGTTTCTTCAATATAACTCTCCTCATCCAGTTATATCTGATCATTCAAAAATCTTATCTGCACCTGAAACTAGGGTTACGACTTTAGAAAATGGTCTGAGGATTGCTACTGAATCAAATCTAGCTGCGCGTACAGCTACTGTTGGTGTTTGGATCGATGCTGGTAGTAgatatgaagatgatgaaactAATGGTACTGCTCATTTCCTTGAACATATGATGTTTAAAGGAACTGAGAAGAGATCTGTTAGGGCTTTGGAAGAAGAGATTGAGAATATGGGAGGTCATCTCAATGCTTATACATCTAGGGAACAGACTACTTATTATGCTAAGGTTATGGATAAAAATGTTCCTGATGCATTAAATATTCTTGCCGATATTTTGCAAAATTCTTCCTTTAGCGAGGATCGTATTACTAGGGAACGTGATGTTATTCTGCGGGAAATGGAAGAg GTTGAAAGCCAGAATGAAGAAGTAATATTTGACCATTTACATGCAACAGCGTTCCAGTACTCTCCACTAGGTAGAACCATTCTGGGACCAGCTGCGAATATTAAGGCTATTACCAAAAAGCATCTTGAGACTTACATTAAGAGTCACTACACTTCCCCAAGAATG gTTATAGCAGCTGCTGGGAATGTGAAGCATGATGATATTGTTAATCAAGTAAAGAAGCATTTTACAAAATTGTCAACTGATCCTACAACAACTGCTGATCTGGCTGAATTTGAACCAGCAATTTTTACTGGTTCTGAG GTTAGGATAATTGATGACGATGTTCCTCTTGCACAATTTGCGGTAGCGTTCAGTGGAGCATCTTGGACAGACCCAGATTCTGTTGCATTGATGGTTATGCAGTCCATGTTGGGTTCCTGGAATAAGAGTGCGGGAGGTGGAAAGCACATGGG TTCACCGCTTGCACAGAGGGTTGGCATCAATGACGTAGCTGAGAACATGATGGCCTTCAATACCAACTATAAGGACACTGGGCTGTTTGGTGTTTATGTGACTTGCAAG CCCGACTGCTTGGACGATCTGGCCTATGCCATTATGTACGAAGTAAGCCAGTTATCCTATAGAGTCTCAGAGGCGGATGTCACTCGTGCGCGCAATCAG TTGAAATCTTCTCTTCTACTTCACATTGATGGAACAAGTCCAGTTGCTGAAGATATTGGGCGTCAG CTGCTTACATATGGTAGAAGAATACCGTTTGCTGAACTGGTAGCGAGGATTGATGCTGTTGATGCAAGTACCGTAAAACGTGTTGCTAATCGTTTTATCTTTGATAAG GATATTGCGATCGCTGCAATGGGACCCATTCAGAAGCTGCCAGACTACAATTGGTTCAGACGCAGAACCTACTTGAACCGTTACTAG